A genomic stretch from Antarcticibacterium flavum includes:
- a CDS encoding PBP1 and LysM peptidoglycan-binding domain-containing protein encodes MKYLIMMCLFFQVISLTAFGQAYKYHTVAPEENVYRIAQKYNISAEAIYKLNPDARNGVNVGSKLVIPLQEEKVVNTSEPVSFKYHKVEKKETLFGLSQRYNVDIDEIKKYNKHLYSKELQQGEEVSIPVYAKTETPLPKAVAQGPPPVQITKTREHIILPKETKFGIARKYGMTVEELEKLNPKVDVLQPGMMIKVATNVIDEPVIITDDAFQFYEVQPQETIFGLTQRFQVDRDSLMALNPGLRDGLKSGMVLKVPTRDARGRELEDIEVEVTETAAGEARATRLEDNIKDRSTKNLVLMLPFNLNKINNDTISNSKNVIENDRVMRVSLDFYSGVMMALERAKELGISTNLQVFDTQRQAGKVTSIIQSNNFSNVDAVIGPLYQATSEEAASRLSATGIPVISPLTNRELRWMPNLYQARPSDDMLRDAMIDYIRNNSQGKNVIIIADGKNAALRNRLNNAIPGSRIVNPSDNNISEGSIATSILKDRENWVILESESVGLLSSATSALNRLARNNKITLFTTNKNSSFDSNVLANDHLGRLNFHFPSEYKEFDETVSDMFIDKYKSKYGYVPNNYTVRGYDLTLDILLRLAAMSSLEESVRANILTEYVENKFSYRPKANGGFYNDAIYIMHYNDDLTLSVAR; translated from the coding sequence ATGAAGTATTTAATAATGATGTGCCTGTTCTTTCAGGTAATTTCCTTAACGGCCTTTGGGCAGGCATATAAGTATCATACAGTTGCCCCCGAGGAAAATGTCTACAGGATCGCTCAAAAATATAATATTTCTGCAGAAGCTATCTATAAATTGAATCCCGATGCCCGTAATGGGGTGAACGTGGGTTCCAAACTGGTGATCCCGCTTCAGGAAGAAAAAGTGGTTAACACCAGTGAACCTGTTTCTTTTAAATACCATAAGGTTGAAAAAAAAGAAACACTCTTTGGTTTGTCCCAACGGTATAATGTTGACATAGATGAGATTAAAAAGTATAATAAACATCTATATTCAAAAGAACTTCAACAGGGAGAGGAAGTAAGTATTCCGGTATATGCGAAAACCGAAACTCCTCTTCCCAAAGCGGTGGCCCAGGGTCCTCCTCCTGTTCAAATTACCAAAACCCGCGAACATATCATCCTGCCAAAAGAAACCAAATTTGGGATTGCAAGGAAATATGGGATGACGGTGGAGGAACTTGAAAAACTTAATCCAAAGGTGGATGTCCTGCAACCGGGCATGATGATCAAGGTAGCTACCAATGTCATAGATGAACCGGTTATTATTACAGATGATGCTTTCCAGTTTTATGAAGTGCAGCCCCAGGAGACTATTTTCGGTCTTACCCAGCGGTTCCAGGTAGACAGAGATTCTTTAATGGCTTTAAACCCTGGATTAAGGGATGGTCTAAAATCGGGGATGGTCTTAAAAGTTCCAACCAGGGATGCCAGGGGAAGGGAACTGGAGGATATTGAGGTTGAAGTAACAGAGACTGCAGCCGGAGAGGCGCGAGCTACCAGGCTGGAGGATAACATCAAGGACAGAAGTACCAAAAACCTTGTATTAATGTTGCCTTTTAATTTGAACAAGATCAATAATGATACTATTTCCAATTCCAAAAATGTAATTGAGAATGACAGGGTAATGAGGGTTTCGCTGGATTTTTATAGCGGGGTGATGATGGCCCTGGAAAGAGCAAAGGAATTGGGGATATCAACTAACCTCCAGGTTTTTGATACACAACGACAGGCAGGGAAGGTTACTTCTATCATACAATCCAACAACTTTTCCAATGTAGATGCGGTAATAGGGCCTTTATACCAGGCCACCAGTGAGGAAGCCGCATCCAGGCTTTCCGCAACGGGAATTCCTGTAATCTCACCGCTTACTAACCGGGAATTGCGGTGGATGCCCAATTTATATCAGGCCAGGCCAAGTGATGATATGTTGAGGGATGCTATGATAGACTATATACGTAATAATTCACAGGGCAAGAATGTCATCATCATTGCAGATGGCAAAAACGCTGCCTTAAGGAACAGGTTAAATAATGCAATTCCAGGTTCCAGAATTGTGAATCCATCAGACAATAATATTAGTGAGGGAAGTATTGCGACCTCCATCCTTAAAGACAGAGAAAACTGGGTGATCCTGGAATCTGAAAGCGTTGGACTTTTAAGCAGTGCAACTTCTGCCCTTAACAGACTGGCAAGGAATAATAAGATCACCTTGTTCACCACCAATAAGAATTCTTCTTTTGACAGTAATGTACTGGCCAATGATCATTTGGGAAGACTTAACTTTCATTTCCCTTCTGAATATAAGGAGTTTGATGAAACGGTGAGCGATATGTTCATCGACAAGTATAAGTCAAAATATGGATATGTTCCCAATAACTATACTGTAAGAGGTTATGATCTAACCCTTGACATTTTGCTAAGACTTGCGGCAATGAGTTCCCTGGAAGAATCTGTAAGAGCCAACATTTTAACCGAATATGTGGAGAACAAATTTAGTTACAGGCCAAAGGCAAATGGAGGATTCTATAATGATGCTATTTACATCATGCATTATAATGATGATCTAACCTTAAGTGTAGCCCGATAG
- a CDS encoding DUF922 domain-containing protein, producing MRTIIFLFLLAGQGLHAQNNPEKIYWQDEPLSWEDFKARPDKSSSFQANTNAGLSYSWNLKNENGILSLRYEVFSYFNPESSWVVPTSKNDHLLTHEQLHFDITELHARKLRKELSNLQIEQLGKDPKRVLNSFYSRIEKERAVMQQKFDRETNHSMNREAEAKWQKFVKDELAKVKDYQA from the coding sequence ATGAGAACCATAATTTTCCTTTTCCTGCTTGCCGGGCAAGGCCTTCACGCGCAAAATAATCCTGAAAAGATCTATTGGCAGGATGAACCCCTTTCCTGGGAAGATTTCAAAGCAAGGCCAGACAAGAGTTCGTCTTTCCAGGCCAATACCAATGCCGGTCTTTCCTATTCCTGGAATTTGAAAAATGAAAATGGGATTTTATCCTTAAGGTATGAGGTGTTTAGCTATTTTAATCCCGAATCTTCCTGGGTGGTTCCCACTTCAAAAAATGATCACCTTTTAACCCACGAACAACTTCATTTCGATATTACCGAGTTGCATGCAAGAAAACTTAGGAAAGAACTTTCAAACCTCCAGATTGAACAGCTGGGAAAAGACCCAAAAAGGGTTTTAAATTCATTTTATTCCCGAATAGAAAAAGAGCGGGCTGTAATGCAGCAAAAGTTTGACAGGGAAACCAATCACAGCATGAACAGGGAAGCAGAGGCTAAATGGCAAAAATTCGTAAAGGATGAACTGGCAAAAGTGAAAGATTACCAGGCGTAG
- a CDS encoding OsmC family protein → MTSKVTYKGNLRTSCEHLQSGNVFITDAPVDNQGNGEAFSPTDTVATALASCMLTIMGIKARDLGIDIENTFAQVTKHMAADPRRISKIEVEFFFNQSFDKKQKTILENAARTCPVIYSLHPDIEKVIAFNY, encoded by the coding sequence ATGACCTCCAAAGTAACATATAAAGGAAATCTTAGAACTTCCTGTGAGCATTTACAAAGTGGAAATGTATTTATTACAGACGCACCTGTTGACAATCAGGGAAACGGGGAAGCCTTTTCCCCCACAGATACTGTTGCGACTGCGCTGGCCTCTTGTATGTTAACCATAATGGGTATCAAGGCAAGAGATCTTGGTATAGATATTGAAAATACCTTTGCACAGGTTACCAAGCACATGGCTGCAGACCCAAGACGTATCTCCAAAATCGAGGTAGAATTCTTTTTTAATCAAAGTTTTGATAAAAAGCAGAAGACCATCCTGGAAAATGCAGCAAGGACTTGCCCTGTAATTTACAGCCTTCACCCCGACATTGAAAAGGTGATCGCCTTTAATTACTAA